A genomic window from Gemmatimonas sp. includes:
- a CDS encoding VTT domain-containing protein: MTDILAWLSSLPEPLLYGALILAAFAENIFPPLPADTVIALGAFVAARGNGSAVGVWTATMIGNIGGAMMMYGLGHRFGLPWLMQRFPSLFPAGATQRITERFKTQGVLAVVVSRFLPGVRAVVPPLAGAMGIGAVRALLAMSLASGAWYGLVCVLAFRAGANADALLARIAGQQRTVGLVAAAIVVVVVGTVWWRRTRGRR; encoded by the coding sequence ATGACCGACATCCTCGCGTGGCTCTCCTCGCTGCCAGAGCCGCTGCTGTACGGCGCGCTCATTCTGGCGGCCTTCGCGGAGAACATCTTTCCGCCGCTGCCGGCGGATACGGTGATCGCGCTTGGCGCGTTCGTGGCGGCGCGCGGGAATGGCAGCGCCGTCGGTGTCTGGACCGCAACGATGATCGGCAATATCGGCGGTGCCATGATGATGTACGGACTGGGGCATCGCTTCGGACTCCCGTGGCTCATGCAGCGATTTCCCTCGCTGTTTCCGGCCGGCGCAACTCAACGCATCACCGAGCGTTTCAAGACGCAGGGAGTGCTGGCCGTGGTGGTGAGCCGATTTCTTCCCGGTGTACGGGCCGTGGTGCCGCCACTCGCGGGTGCGATGGGTATCGGCGCGGTGCGCGCCCTGCTCGCGATGTCGTTGGCGTCCGGTGCGTGGTACGGGTTGGTGTGCGTCCTGGCCTTTCGTGCGGGCGCGAACGCCGATGCCCTGTTGGCGCGGATCGCCGGACAGCAGCGCACGGTCGGCCTGGTGGCGGCGGCAATCGTTGTCGTGGTCGTGGGCACCGTGTGGTGGCGGCGAACGAGAGGTCGGCGGTGA
- the ispF gene encoding 2-C-methyl-D-erythritol 2,4-cyclodiphosphate synthase gives MSTALPVRVGIGYDSHRFGEGGPMRLGGIDIPADMHCAGHSDGDAICHAVTDALLGAAALGDIGEMFPDTDAAHKGKDSTVMLSAAVARLHQAGWRVGNVDITVVTQRPKIGPHRAAIRARLAALLGVTNIEVFVKGKTNESMGWIGREEGLAVMATATVLPRR, from the coding sequence GTGAGCACAGCGCTGCCCGTACGCGTGGGCATCGGATATGACTCGCACCGGTTCGGTGAGGGCGGCCCCATGCGACTTGGCGGCATCGACATTCCGGCCGACATGCACTGCGCTGGTCACTCCGATGGCGACGCCATCTGTCACGCCGTAACGGACGCGCTGCTCGGCGCAGCGGCGCTCGGTGACATCGGCGAGATGTTTCCCGACACCGATGCCGCCCACAAAGGCAAGGATTCCACGGTGATGTTATCCGCCGCCGTGGCGCGACTCCACCAAGCCGGCTGGCGCGTAGGCAATGTCGACATCACGGTGGTGACGCAACGTCCCAAGATCGGTCCGCATCGTGCCGCCATCAGGGCACGGCTCGCGGCGCTGCTCGGCGTCACAAACATCGAGGTGTTCGTGAAGGGTAAGACCAACGAGTCGATGGGATGGATCGGGCGCGAGGAAGGGCTGGCCGTGATGGCCACCGCGACCGTCCTGCCGCGCCGCTGA
- the mqnC gene encoding cyclic dehypoxanthinyl futalosine synthase, translating into MRDLLDFYTNAPLLELGMEADRVRQAKHPHGVVTYIVDRNINYTNVCVADCGFCAFYRRPKHGEGYTLSFEQIGEKIEETKALGGVQILIQGGHNPYIPFEWYLDLMRYIKQHHPIHIHGFSPSEVDFFATRFRMEARDVIRELRAAGLDSIPGGGGEILVQRVRDIVAPKKAGADRWLEIMELAHNEGMKTSVTMMYGIGETLAERIEHLQRVRDLQARTGGFTAFITWPLQPENTPSMSHMPKTDAVTYLRTVAMSRIVLDNVPNLQSSWVTMGMKVGQMALNYGCNDFGSLMIEENVVSAANTTHRTTVDELDRLIRDAGFTPARRRQDYSLIASGAQAHATVAA; encoded by the coding sequence ATGCGTGACCTTCTCGATTTCTATACCAATGCTCCGCTGCTCGAACTCGGCATGGAAGCCGATCGCGTGCGACAGGCGAAGCATCCCCATGGCGTGGTCACGTACATCGTCGACCGCAACATCAACTACACGAACGTGTGTGTGGCCGACTGCGGATTCTGTGCCTTCTATCGTCGTCCGAAGCACGGGGAAGGGTACACCCTCTCCTTCGAGCAGATTGGCGAGAAGATCGAGGAGACGAAGGCACTCGGCGGTGTGCAGATCCTGATTCAGGGTGGGCACAACCCGTACATCCCGTTTGAGTGGTATCTGGATCTGATGCGCTATATCAAGCAACACCATCCGATCCACATTCATGGTTTCTCACCCAGCGAAGTCGATTTCTTTGCGACGCGTTTCCGTATGGAGGCACGTGACGTGATTCGCGAACTCAGGGCGGCCGGTCTCGATTCGATCCCGGGCGGCGGCGGCGAGATCCTCGTGCAGCGGGTGCGTGACATCGTGGCGCCCAAGAAGGCCGGCGCCGACCGCTGGCTCGAGATCATGGAGCTCGCGCACAACGAGGGTATGAAGACCTCCGTGACGATGATGTACGGCATCGGCGAGACGCTCGCGGAGCGCATCGAACACCTGCAGCGCGTGCGCGATCTGCAGGCGCGTACCGGCGGCTTCACGGCGTTCATCACGTGGCCGTTGCAGCCAGAGAACACGCCCTCGATGTCGCACATGCCCAAGACCGATGCGGTCACGTATCTGCGGACGGTGGCAATGTCGCGCATCGTGCTCGACAATGTGCCGAATCTGCAGTCGAGCTGGGTGACGATGGGCATGAAGGTCGGCCAGATGGCGCTCAACTACGGCTGCAACGATTTTGGCTCGTTGATGATCGAAGAGAACGTCGTTTCCGCAGCCAACACGACCCATCGCACGACGGTCGATGAACTCGACCGCCTCATTCGAGACGCCGGGTTCACGCCCGCGCGGCGCCGTCAGGATTATTCGCTCATCGCCAGTGGCGCGCAGGCCCACGCGACGGTGGCAGCGTGA
- a CDS encoding menaquinone biosynthesis protein: MLRVGRIPYINCFPVYGAIDRGIVPLDGSLITGIPTVLNRLMADGALDVSVVSAVEYARDAKRYLLLPELGITSDGPVRSVMLFSKRPPPELGGRKVIVSRSSMTSVALLELLFENVWRCRPEFVLGDAELADVDRFEDEPHEARLVIGDAALKLFDQANRGGAWAMRYPFREDLGEVWKSWTGLPFVFAVWVAQRGAPMHEALSAHASLIASRDWGLLHIDQLTAQAALATGVSREACAEYFSGLDYRLSYPHLAGLTEFFRRLVLAGRVPDGTLAFLPAA, from the coding sequence ATGCTGCGCGTCGGGCGCATCCCATACATCAACTGCTTTCCCGTGTACGGCGCGATCGATCGTGGGATCGTGCCACTCGACGGCAGTTTGATCACGGGTATCCCCACCGTGCTCAACCGGTTGATGGCCGACGGTGCGCTCGATGTGAGCGTAGTCTCCGCCGTTGAGTATGCGCGCGACGCGAAGCGCTATCTGCTGCTGCCCGAGCTCGGCATCACGAGCGACGGTCCCGTGCGGAGCGTCATGCTGTTCAGCAAGCGCCCGCCGCCTGAGCTCGGCGGACGCAAAGTGATCGTGAGTCGCAGCTCCATGACGTCGGTGGCACTGCTTGAACTGTTGTTCGAGAACGTGTGGCGCTGCCGTCCCGAGTTCGTGCTTGGCGATGCCGAGCTGGCCGACGTCGACCGCTTCGAGGATGAGCCGCATGAGGCGCGACTGGTGATCGGCGACGCGGCGCTCAAGCTCTTCGATCAGGCCAATCGCGGCGGGGCGTGGGCGATGCGCTACCCGTTTCGTGAGGATCTGGGCGAGGTCTGGAAATCGTGGACTGGACTCCCGTTCGTCTTCGCGGTCTGGGTCGCGCAGCGTGGCGCGCCGATGCACGAGGCGTTGTCGGCGCATGCCTCGTTGATCGCGTCACGCGACTGGGGCTTGCTGCATATCGATCAGCTGACGGCGCAGGCGGCCCTGGCCACCGGCGTGTCGCGCGAAGCTTGTGCCGAGTACTTCTCGGGATTGGATTACCGTTTGTCGTACCCGCATCTCGCGGGCCTCACCGAATTCTTCCGTCGACTCGTACTGGCAGGGCGCGTGCCTGATGGCACGCTCGCCTTTCTGCCCGCTGCGTGA
- a CDS encoding CofH family radical SAM protein has translation MPVTIPFDLDRLRDPALRPIGEKLRAGERLSIADGVTLFRSPDLLGVGAMADAANRARHGDRVTFASNQHINPTNVCVLRKTCVFCGYARLPKEEGAYRYSIEQVLAESDRADGSITREFHIVGGLDMEAGLEYYQSMFRALKARHPQVHIKALTAVEIAHIARIEKMSREDVLIALREAGLDTLPGGGAETFSAAVRHVIADKKLGGADYIDVHRTAHKLGIRSNCTMLYGHVETIEDRMQHLNMLRELQDETGGFLAYIPLAYHPDDNELGKTLGREGTATTGFDDLRNLAVGRLFLDNFEHIKSHWIMVSTPVSQISLHFGVNDIEGTVVREKIYHAVGAHTPQGMTLPQLLGLIRGAGKAPAERDSFYRVLREFAPDETGAIDESTEPLAGAVG, from the coding sequence ATGCCTGTCACTATTCCGTTCGATCTCGATCGACTCCGTGATCCCGCGCTGCGCCCCATCGGGGAGAAGCTGCGCGCCGGTGAGCGGCTGTCCATCGCCGATGGTGTCACCCTGTTCCGCTCCCCCGACCTGCTCGGCGTAGGCGCCATGGCCGACGCGGCCAACCGTGCCCGTCACGGGGACCGCGTCACCTTCGCATCGAATCAGCACATCAACCCCACCAACGTCTGCGTCTTGCGCAAGACGTGCGTGTTCTGCGGGTATGCGCGATTGCCCAAGGAAGAAGGGGCCTATCGCTACAGCATCGAGCAGGTGCTCGCCGAATCCGATCGCGCCGACGGTTCCATCACCCGCGAGTTCCACATCGTCGGCGGTCTCGATATGGAGGCGGGACTCGAGTACTACCAGTCGATGTTCCGGGCGCTCAAAGCACGGCACCCGCAGGTGCACATCAAGGCGCTCACGGCCGTCGAGATCGCCCACATCGCGCGCATTGAAAAGATGAGCCGCGAAGACGTGCTGATCGCGCTGCGTGAGGCCGGTCTCGACACGCTGCCCGGCGGCGGCGCGGAGACGTTCAGTGCCGCCGTCCGTCACGTCATCGCGGACAAGAAGCTCGGCGGTGCCGACTACATCGACGTGCATCGCACGGCGCACAAACTCGGCATCCGATCGAACTGCACGATGCTGTACGGACACGTGGAAACGATCGAGGATCGTATGCAGCATCTCAACATGCTGCGTGAGCTGCAGGATGAAACCGGCGGCTTCCTCGCATACATCCCGCTCGCGTATCATCCCGACGACAATGAGCTCGGGAAGACGCTCGGCCGCGAAGGCACCGCGACCACCGGCTTCGACGATCTGCGCAACCTCGCGGTCGGCCGACTCTTCCTCGACAACTTCGAGCACATCAAGTCGCATTGGATCATGGTGTCGACGCCGGTGTCGCAGATCTCGCTGCATTTTGGCGTGAACGACATCGAAGGCACGGTCGTGCGCGAGAAGATCTACCACGCGGTCGGCGCGCACACACCGCAGGGCATGACGCTGCCGCAGCTGCTCGGCCTCATTCGCGGTGCGGGCAAGGCGCCGGCCGAACGTGATTCGTTCTATCGCGTTCTGCGCGAATTCGCCCCCGACGAGACCGGCGCGATCGACGAATCGACCGAGCCGCTCGCTGGCGCGGTGGGCTGA
- the fabF gene encoding beta-ketoacyl-ACP synthase II, with amino-acid sequence MRRRVVVTGLGAVTPVGNDVATTWRSLLSGVSGGADITKFDASKYSVRFACEVKQFDPLAYMDRKEAKRADVYAQYAVAASVQAAADAGIAPGTIDPETMGVIIGSGIGGIRSFEDQHDVYRTLGPSKISPFFIPMFIGDIAAGIVSMRLQAKGPNYATVSACASSAHAIGDAFRIIQYGDADVMFAGGSEAAVTPMSIGGFANMGALSTRNDSPSTASRPFDKDRDGFVMGEGSGVVVLEELEHARRRGARIYGEIVGYRATGDAYHLTGQPDAHEGLQRAMRGALKDGGLAPTDVDYINAHGTSTPLNDPNESKGIQAVFGDHAHVLSVSSTKSATGHMLGAAGSVEFIACALAMRDNMVPPTINYATPDPECVLDYTPNTPRARPVNVAISNSSGFGGHNVSIALRRWHD; translated from the coding sequence ATGCGGCGGCGGGTCGTCGTTACGGGGCTTGGTGCCGTTACGCCGGTCGGCAACGACGTGGCGACGACCTGGCGGTCCTTGCTCTCGGGAGTGTCCGGGGGCGCTGATATCACGAAGTTCGATGCGTCCAAGTACTCCGTGCGGTTCGCGTGCGAGGTCAAGCAGTTCGACCCGCTCGCGTACATGGACCGCAAGGAAGCGAAGCGCGCGGATGTGTATGCACAGTACGCCGTCGCCGCCTCCGTACAGGCGGCGGCTGACGCGGGCATCGCTCCGGGGACCATTGACCCGGAAACGATGGGCGTCATCATCGGAAGCGGAATCGGCGGGATTCGGAGCTTCGAAGACCAGCACGATGTTTACCGCACGCTGGGTCCGAGCAAGATTTCGCCGTTTTTCATTCCGATGTTCATCGGCGATATCGCTGCTGGCATCGTGTCGATGCGGCTGCAGGCAAAGGGCCCCAATTACGCCACCGTATCCGCCTGTGCCTCGAGCGCGCACGCGATCGGCGATGCGTTCCGGATCATTCAGTATGGCGATGCGGACGTGATGTTTGCCGGCGGTTCCGAGGCGGCCGTCACGCCCATGTCGATCGGTGGTTTCGCCAATATGGGCGCCCTCTCGACGCGCAATGATTCGCCGTCCACCGCGTCGCGACCGTTCGACAAGGACCGCGATGGGTTCGTGATGGGCGAGGGCTCCGGGGTGGTGGTACTTGAGGAACTCGAGCATGCCCGGCGCCGCGGTGCGCGCATTTATGGCGAGATCGTCGGCTACCGCGCCACGGGTGACGCGTACCACCTCACCGGGCAGCCGGACGCGCACGAGGGGCTCCAACGGGCCATGCGCGGCGCGCTGAAGGACGGCGGCCTCGCGCCGACGGATGTCGACTACATCAACGCCCACGGCACGTCCACGCCGCTCAACGATCCCAACGAGTCCAAGGGCATCCAGGCGGTGTTCGGCGACCACGCGCACGTGCTGTCGGTCAGCTCGACCAAGTCGGCCACTGGACACATGCTCGGTGCGGCGGGTTCGGTGGAGTTCATCGCCTGTGCCTTGGCGATGCGCGACAACATGGTTCCCCCCACGATCAACTACGCGACTCCTGATCCCGAGTGCGTTCTCGACTACACCCCGAACACGCCACGCGCGCGGCCGGTGAATGTCGCGATCTCGAACAGCTCGGGGTTCGGTGGTCACAACGTCTCGATTGCACTCCGACGGTGGCACGACTAG
- a CDS encoding acyl carrier protein, translated as MSDHASKIKDIIEKELGVEREKLTPEASFIEDLGADSLDIVELVMEFEKEFNIDIPDEDAEKLRTVGDAVAYLEAKVAG; from the coding sequence ATGTCGGATCACGCGTCGAAGATCAAGGATATCATCGAAAAGGAGCTCGGAGTGGAGCGCGAGAAGCTCACGCCCGAGGCGAGCTTCATCGAAGACCTCGGCGCTGACTCGCTCGACATCGTCGAACTGGTCATGGAGTTCGAGAAGGAGTTCAACATCGATATCCCCGATGAGGATGCCGAGAAGCTCCGCACGGTCGGCGATGCGGTGGCCTACCTTGAGGCGAAGGTCGCCGGCTAA